One window of Mangrovibacterium diazotrophicum genomic DNA carries:
- a CDS encoding carboxypeptidase-like regulatory domain-containing protein, giving the protein MKFLKLISLFLCLSSQAVLAQKSMNYEAKDVGLAIPRVENDEAVVIICTPDINSLSFESTMDKTVEVYNTVQESSFNYYFLKFVVGNLYRGRKLEVKVDGYDKTVIPIPLNAKEVLSFYVYDPDGSVGVGCYFQNRNEGNELLTKSMYSEAKEKYALALECSDKPADSDLEKRLEDIDMCIFLRRKADRAFGESKYQQAEEFYKEVLAINANDAYCQGRIDDCEEAYGNICRKVYGRVTDDDGDPIAHAEIKSAVEVKKNKYEGEKSLGYTDDNGRYELLVRQENEVLEFSKLTYRPVYHHVSNDSIVELNVALKLSKGAIGLGVGLKLLETLE; this is encoded by the coding sequence ATGAAATTTCTGAAATTAATAAGCCTGTTTTTGTGTCTTTCGAGTCAGGCTGTTCTCGCTCAAAAAAGTATGAACTATGAGGCAAAAGATGTTGGCCTTGCAATTCCCCGGGTTGAAAACGATGAAGCAGTTGTAATTATCTGTACGCCGGATATCAACAGCCTCAGTTTTGAATCAACAATGGATAAAACCGTTGAAGTGTACAATACCGTTCAGGAAAGCAGCTTTAATTACTACTTCCTGAAGTTTGTTGTCGGAAATCTTTATCGCGGCCGAAAGTTGGAAGTTAAAGTTGATGGTTACGACAAAACAGTGATTCCGATTCCTTTAAATGCAAAAGAAGTTCTGAGTTTTTATGTCTACGACCCGGATGGAAGTGTTGGGGTAGGCTGTTATTTCCAAAATAGAAATGAAGGAAACGAATTGTTGACGAAATCAATGTATTCGGAAGCCAAAGAAAAGTATGCGCTGGCATTGGAGTGTTCCGATAAACCGGCGGATAGCGACCTCGAAAAACGCCTTGAAGATATTGATATGTGTATTTTCCTGAGACGTAAGGCTGATCGGGCATTTGGAGAATCAAAATACCAACAGGCAGAGGAGTTCTACAAGGAAGTGCTGGCTATTAATGCTAATGATGCCTATTGTCAGGGGCGCATTGACGACTGCGAAGAAGCGTATGGTAATATCTGTCGGAAAGTCTACGGTCGTGTCACCGATGATGACGGAGATCCTATAGCTCACGCTGAAATAAAAAGTGCTGTCGAGGTTAAAAAGAATAAATATGAGGGCGAAAAGTCGCTCGGATATACCGACGATAATGGTAGGTATGAATTACTGGTTCGGCAGGAGAATGAGGTTCTTGAATTCTCAAAATTAACTTATCGGCCGGTTTATCATCATGTTTCAAACGATTCAATTGTTGAGTTAAACGTTGCGCTGAAATTAAGCAAAGGAGCGATTGGTCTCGGGGTAGGCTTGAAGCTATTAGAAACACTGGAGTGA
- a CDS encoding nuclear transport factor 2 family protein: MKIQYRLIAILFLLCAIGIDSFAQHNTSLELENKLDNALLQKAIEENVSALLTDLNTAYVEEKVPQLHGNYISKDARTSVLAMWETSRFYCVESWMMEKCLNSATGYQVRNIPVFMKEANDQLDLVIGLDASGVINDVHVALEVQQYMSVIDANISVTDLRRRQVILDFVENFRTAYNRKDIDFLRQVYSDDALIITGKVVKQQTGSDQVLKSLGEEKVIYQTQTKQEYLTKLSQVFANNEYVNILFDEIEISQHPKWDEIYGVAFKQDWNTSRYSDSGYVFLMIDFKDEANPIIHVRTWQPEKYNGKVMPKEERFDLGAFEIVN; the protein is encoded by the coding sequence ATGAAAATACAATATCGGTTAATTGCGATTTTATTCCTGCTCTGTGCCATTGGGATTGATTCTTTTGCCCAGCACAATACGAGCTTGGAATTGGAGAATAAATTGGATAATGCTTTGTTGCAAAAAGCAATCGAAGAAAATGTGTCAGCGTTGCTGACTGACTTGAATACGGCTTATGTCGAAGAAAAAGTGCCGCAACTGCATGGGAATTACATCAGTAAAGATGCACGAACATCTGTGCTTGCGATGTGGGAAACCAGTCGCTTTTACTGCGTCGAATCCTGGATGATGGAAAAGTGCCTGAACTCGGCAACCGGTTACCAGGTTCGTAATATTCCAGTCTTCATGAAAGAGGCCAATGATCAACTCGACCTGGTTATCGGGCTGGATGCTTCCGGTGTGATTAACGACGTGCATGTTGCTTTGGAAGTACAGCAATACATGTCGGTTATCGATGCTAATATCTCAGTGACTGATTTACGTCGTCGACAGGTAATCCTTGATTTTGTTGAAAATTTCCGGACAGCCTATAACCGGAAAGATATCGACTTTTTACGCCAGGTTTATAGCGATGATGCACTGATTATAACCGGTAAAGTCGTGAAGCAGCAAACTGGTTCCGACCAGGTATTGAAGAGTTTGGGCGAAGAAAAAGTAATCTATCAAACACAGACCAAGCAGGAATATCTGACCAAACTGAGCCAGGTGTTTGCCAATAACGAATATGTCAATATTCTTTTTGATGAAATTGAGATTTCCCAGCATCCCAAGTGGGACGAAATATACGGTGTGGCCTTCAAACAGGACTGGAATACCTCGCGCTACAGCGATTCCGGGTATGTGTTTCTGATGATCGATTTTAAAGACGAAGCCAACCCGATTATCCATGTACGTACTTGGCAGCCTGAAAAATACAATGGAAAGGTGATGCCCAAGGAAGAGCGCTTTGATTTGGGGGCATTCGAGATAGTCAACTAA
- a CDS encoding tubulin-like doman-containing protein: MNLETNHIIIGIGGTGGNILKVIRKRLFQEVKTEEQRRNIPLGFVYVDSSMEYMRPNDPSWKVMGESTQLGKDSFLFVRGASLGSQLENVDSYPGIKSWIGDRKIWDNLVGSVGDDGAAAQRRRLGRFLFSCSVSEYESILKNQVKSVKAKSGKTDVTFHIIAGLAGGTGSGSVVDVIAQTRKHFQANIGSGMSYKIMVYCLVPEHSPLPGWDKGFYHANGYAALQELNALQVKRFIPHDVSGEYEFVPFEGVDKIFNSCFLFTNSNENGITVDTKKDLPEIVSDLIYHYLFIPHNDETRAFDDAYSLENVADGEKENDESAKTPELANAAKPVRTRRFNAFGIKRIVSPEEEIVEYFTYSFAKQALLQFKYNNWSDDLGYRDQPKNEDYNSFVTDKANLNRWMLSDAHLALSLPVLPSEKEQKWKTFQEDWNANIPNLANVAWAKDESRAINELAKFCEERYDKNFRKVGVPEFFAIKDQSRKDLAREICDTIEIDLFSQWSTGQKSVYELGRLMDTLITQTENRLKGFDARIISKNEELDKLFAEKARNEQAWSASGFLTDLLGKKKNLFQAQTTVLQYLYIKKTEMAGLIFGKRLLAEVLNEMQMLNEEIKRFSDRLTNSLNQAEKEIGSRCVEDKLSPETYKNTVVKYYDADDVKNFTSRVTRDQQIQSQQSSSIRNAIVELAGTEKTFTRINQHMTEDILLDIFASKAKSSAVNAHNEIITSKKQKLIGINIIEKLKEQYGTSDKQAELDEFARKVVESSGVFLSFDKSEISRQLNNNGPSRPGIITMLNSTLISIPDSPENKDFVDKLVDAFKRNSDGSRTFVVDTKSSRMNEITVINLTSCFSLRMVNDLRVLKQKYDLMLRGANPDVAKLVLHLEGDGSQYPRIFMPTRAELEEGQARLVQTTLPKLLIAKALGYISYQDRMDGTGKNAYCIMEMDEVMNVPLPPVVLADKLTEITESIDEEVAEKVSKEVQIKLASEYLHMEKRKELQESISNDIKTVVLKECANNPADAKYVKFLAATREAITILNN; the protein is encoded by the coding sequence ATGAACCTTGAAACAAACCACATTATTATTGGCATCGGAGGGACTGGTGGCAATATTCTAAAGGTAATTAGAAAACGGCTCTTCCAGGAAGTAAAAACGGAAGAGCAACGACGGAATATTCCGTTAGGATTTGTCTATGTCGATTCGAGTATGGAGTACATGCGTCCAAATGATCCGAGTTGGAAAGTAATGGGCGAGAGTACGCAGCTGGGAAAAGATAGCTTTTTGTTTGTTCGCGGTGCCTCTCTCGGAAGTCAGCTGGAGAATGTAGACAGTTACCCGGGTATAAAAAGCTGGATCGGCGACCGTAAAATTTGGGACAACCTGGTTGGTTCGGTCGGTGATGATGGAGCTGCAGCTCAGCGTCGCAGGCTTGGTCGATTCCTGTTTTCGTGTTCTGTGTCAGAATATGAAAGTATCCTGAAAAATCAGGTAAAATCAGTCAAAGCCAAAAGCGGTAAAACAGATGTGACTTTTCACATAATTGCCGGGTTAGCGGGCGGAACAGGGAGCGGATCAGTTGTCGATGTCATTGCGCAAACCCGGAAGCATTTTCAAGCCAATATCGGATCGGGGATGTCTTATAAGATCATGGTGTACTGTCTGGTTCCGGAGCACTCTCCGCTTCCTGGCTGGGACAAAGGTTTCTACCATGCCAATGGTTACGCCGCTTTACAGGAACTAAATGCCTTGCAGGTAAAACGGTTTATTCCGCATGATGTGAGTGGCGAATATGAATTTGTTCCTTTTGAAGGAGTTGATAAGATCTTCAACAGTTGTTTTCTGTTTACCAATTCCAATGAGAACGGAATTACCGTCGATACGAAGAAGGATTTGCCAGAGATCGTTTCTGATTTAATTTATCACTATTTGTTTATTCCTCATAATGACGAAACACGTGCGTTTGACGATGCTTACAGCTTGGAGAATGTTGCAGACGGGGAGAAAGAAAATGACGAATCGGCTAAAACGCCGGAGTTGGCCAATGCAGCCAAGCCGGTTCGCACACGGCGGTTTAATGCTTTCGGTATTAAGCGAATTGTGAGCCCTGAAGAAGAGATAGTTGAATATTTTACCTACAGTTTTGCCAAACAGGCTTTGTTGCAGTTTAAGTATAATAACTGGTCTGATGATCTGGGGTACCGAGATCAACCTAAAAACGAAGACTACAACAGCTTTGTAACGGATAAAGCAAACTTGAATCGGTGGATGCTTTCCGATGCACATTTAGCGCTATCGTTACCGGTTCTTCCAAGCGAAAAAGAACAGAAATGGAAAACCTTCCAGGAAGATTGGAATGCCAATATTCCAAATCTCGCGAATGTTGCCTGGGCCAAGGATGAGTCGCGCGCAATCAATGAACTGGCAAAATTCTGTGAAGAACGCTATGATAAAAACTTCCGGAAGGTTGGTGTACCGGAGTTCTTTGCAATCAAGGATCAGTCCAGAAAAGACTTGGCTCGCGAGATTTGTGATACCATCGAAATTGACTTATTCAGTCAATGGAGCACAGGGCAAAAATCAGTTTATGAGTTGGGGCGCTTGATGGATACTTTGATTACCCAAACGGAGAACCGCCTAAAAGGATTCGACGCCCGAATCATCAGCAAAAACGAAGAGTTGGACAAGCTATTTGCAGAAAAAGCCAGAAATGAACAGGCGTGGTCCGCATCTGGGTTTCTAACTGATTTACTTGGTAAAAAGAAGAATTTGTTCCAGGCTCAGACAACGGTCTTGCAATACCTCTACATTAAGAAAACAGAGATGGCCGGGTTGATTTTTGGAAAGCGTCTGCTGGCAGAAGTGTTGAACGAAATGCAGATGCTGAATGAGGAAATTAAGCGATTCTCCGATCGTTTAACAAACTCGTTAAATCAAGCCGAAAAAGAAATTGGTTCGCGTTGCGTTGAAGATAAACTTTCACCTGAAACCTACAAAAATACGGTTGTGAAGTATTACGATGCGGATGATGTGAAGAACTTCACATCGCGTGTCACCCGTGATCAGCAAATACAATCGCAACAAAGCTCGTCGATTCGAAATGCGATTGTGGAATTGGCAGGGACTGAAAAGACCTTCACGCGCATCAACCAGCACATGACTGAAGATATTCTGTTGGATATTTTCGCTTCGAAGGCGAAGAGTAGTGCAGTAAACGCCCACAACGAGATCATTACCAGTAAAAAACAGAAACTGATTGGAATAAATATCATCGAAAAGTTGAAGGAGCAGTACGGAACGTCCGACAAACAAGCTGAGCTGGATGAATTTGCTCGCAAGGTCGTGGAGTCGAGTGGTGTATTTCTTTCCTTCGATAAGAGCGAAATCTCTCGTCAGTTGAATAATAACGGACCGTCTCGTCCGGGGATCATCACGATGCTTAACAGTACATTGATCAGTATTCCCGACTCGCCGGAGAACAAGGATTTTGTAGATAAGCTGGTTGATGCTTTTAAGCGTAATTCAGATGGTAGCCGAACTTTTGTGGTGGACACCAAGAGTAGTCGAATGAATGAAATTACAGTTATAAACCTGACTTCTTGTTTCTCGCTCCGCATGGTGAATGATTTGCGGGTGCTGAAGCAAAAGTATGATTTGATGTTGCGGGGAGCCAATCCTGATGTTGCAAAACTGGTACTCCACCTAGAAGGTGATGGTTCACAATATCCACGTATTTTCATGCCGACTCGTGCCGAGCTGGAAGAAGGTCAGGCCCGGTTGGTTCAAACAACGCTGCCCAAATTACTCATCGCAAAAGCACTCGGCTATATCAGCTACCAGGATCGCATGGACGGTACCGGCAAAAATGCCTATTGCATCATGGAAATGGATGAAGTGATGAATGTCCCGCTTCCACCCGTTGTGCTGGCAGATAAATTGACTGAAATAACCGAATCGATTGACGAAGAGGTGGCGGAAAAGGTCTCGAAAGAAGTTCAGATTAAGCTGGCCAGCGAATACCTGCACATGGAGAAACGCAAAGAGTTGCAGGAATCAATTTCGAATGACATTAAAACAGTAGTGCTGAAGGAATGTGCCAATAATCCAGCCGACGCGAAATACGTGAAGTTTCTGGCAGCAACCCGCGAAGCAATAACCATCCTAAATAACTAA
- a CDS encoding DMT family transporter: MQNNNLKYFGAALLAMFFWSFSFVWFKVAYRAYDPMTVVLIRLSLATAIMFVIAKIIGKLQSIQSGDLKWMFLLSFFEPFLYFMGESFGLKYVSPTVAAVIVATIPLFTPLAAWYFHKEKMSWANFVGLSISFVGVSLVVLDNSFKFSASPLGVTLEFLAVLSTIGYAIILKKLTHNYNGYTIISYQNLFGAFMFLPFWAIFEANKTFQTPFNQEAFMAIVKLAIFASILGFIFFTYSIRHLGINKSNMFINVMPVFVVIFSFFILGEEINAQKVVGIVIVISGLFLAQLKRKKLRATKPVEISNIEI, translated from the coding sequence ATGCAAAACAACAACCTGAAATACTTTGGAGCAGCCCTTTTAGCCATGTTCTTTTGGAGCTTCTCGTTTGTGTGGTTCAAAGTGGCTTACAGAGCGTACGATCCGATGACCGTTGTGCTGATCCGGCTCAGTCTCGCCACAGCCATCATGTTTGTCATTGCCAAAATCATCGGTAAACTGCAATCCATTCAATCGGGCGACTTAAAATGGATGTTCCTGCTTTCCTTCTTCGAACCTTTCCTTTATTTCATGGGCGAAAGCTTCGGGTTGAAGTATGTGTCGCCAACGGTTGCCGCAGTGATTGTGGCCACCATTCCGCTTTTCACGCCATTGGCCGCCTGGTATTTTCACAAGGAAAAAATGAGCTGGGCAAATTTCGTCGGCCTGAGCATCTCTTTTGTCGGCGTTTCGCTGGTCGTGCTCGACAATTCGTTTAAATTCTCGGCTTCTCCGCTGGGTGTGACACTTGAATTTTTAGCCGTTCTTTCGACCATCGGCTATGCCATCATCCTGAAAAAACTGACGCACAATTACAACGGATACACCATCATCAGTTATCAGAACCTGTTTGGCGCATTCATGTTTCTGCCCTTTTGGGCAATCTTCGAAGCCAACAAAACATTCCAAACACCATTCAACCAGGAAGCGTTCATGGCGATCGTCAAACTAGCGATCTTCGCATCGATCCTGGGATTCATCTTTTTCACCTACAGCATTCGTCACCTCGGGATCAACAAATCGAACATGTTTATTAATGTGATGCCGGTATTTGTGGTCATCTTTTCGTTTTTCATCCTAGGCGAAGAAATCAACGCCCAGAAAGTAGTAGGAATTGTGATTGTTATCAGCGGCCTTTTCCTCGCCCAACTAAAACGCAAAAAGCTGAGGGCAACCAAACCTGTCGAGATATCGAATATCGAAATTTAA
- a CDS encoding TonB-dependent receptor, with amino-acid sequence MKTQIISIISLFLLFVQTAMALPSDSSSKTELSGKITDAKTQEALPAVTIYFPEIRVGALSDDQGNFSIKNLPASKLTVQISLIGYESITKVIDLRHISNMDFELSESVTEISEVVITGQPGLTEQKRTPAPIAVVPKTELLQNTSTNIIDALAKQPGVSQITTGAGISKPVIRGLGYNRVIVVVDGIRQEGQQWGDEHGVEIDEYGVNHVEILKGPASLAFGSDAMAGVINMISAPTLPTGTIKGNVITNYQSNNGLFGYSANLSGNQNGFIWDARVSGKRAHDYQNDIDGWVGNSAFRENAASALVGLNRAWGFSHLKLSLYNLKPGIVEAEEDEDGGAEEAVERDPKSYQPGAPYQEINHYKAVWDNKFYLGQGNLVALVGFQQNNRKEFESADEYGLYLKLNTLSYDLKYSLSTDNNWSLTGGVGGMWQQSKNEGTEFLVPAYQLFDLGVYAIAHKQIGDFDFSGGLRFDRRHLDSDALYLNSDEEVTTSTDADATERFADFNDSFTGVSGSLGVTYQISKTAYTKLNLSRGFRAPNIAELGSNGVHEGTFSYEIGNTDLKPENSFQIDWGIGLDTKHVSAELNLFNNQVDNYIYSHKLNTTAGADSLIDDVPVFKYTGGKAHLYGGELFVDIHPHPLDFLHFQNTLSYTRGTLSNQPDSAKYLPMIPPMRWRSEIKLDIKKINNWMQNAWVSFGIDHNWKQDKYFAAYDTETATPAYTLLDAGIGTDFTSNKRTIASLYISCNNLTDKAYQSHLSRLKYAGLNPETGREGYYNMGRNISVKLIIPIGISSPKSL; translated from the coding sequence ATGAAAACACAGATAATTTCAATTATAAGCCTCTTTTTATTATTTGTTCAAACGGCAATGGCACTGCCCAGCGACAGTAGCTCGAAAACAGAACTCAGCGGTAAAATAACCGACGCAAAAACCCAAGAAGCGCTTCCGGCAGTTACCATTTACTTTCCCGAAATCCGGGTGGGTGCGCTTAGCGACGACCAGGGAAATTTCAGCATTAAAAACCTACCAGCTTCAAAATTAACCGTTCAAATTAGCTTAATTGGCTACGAGTCGATCACTAAAGTGATAGACCTCAGACACATCTCCAATATGGACTTTGAGCTGAGTGAATCGGTTACCGAAATTTCAGAGGTAGTCATCACCGGGCAACCCGGTTTAACAGAGCAAAAACGCACGCCCGCACCAATTGCGGTTGTTCCGAAAACCGAATTACTTCAAAACACATCGACCAACATTATTGACGCACTGGCCAAACAACCGGGCGTTTCGCAGATTACAACCGGGGCCGGCATCTCAAAACCTGTTATTCGCGGGCTGGGATACAATCGTGTGATTGTTGTCGTCGATGGAATCCGACAGGAAGGGCAGCAATGGGGTGATGAGCATGGTGTTGAAATTGACGAATACGGTGTTAACCATGTTGAAATTCTAAAAGGGCCTGCGAGTTTAGCTTTTGGCTCCGATGCCATGGCCGGGGTAATCAACATGATTTCTGCTCCGACTTTACCAACAGGTACCATCAAAGGAAATGTGATCACCAACTACCAAAGCAACAACGGCCTGTTTGGGTACTCGGCAAACCTATCGGGTAACCAAAACGGTTTTATCTGGGATGCTCGCGTCAGCGGCAAACGTGCCCACGATTATCAAAACGACATTGATGGTTGGGTTGGCAATTCAGCCTTTCGCGAAAATGCAGCGAGTGCCTTAGTCGGGCTGAACCGCGCATGGGGTTTTTCTCATCTGAAGTTGAGTCTATACAACCTAAAACCAGGGATTGTTGAAGCAGAGGAAGATGAAGATGGCGGAGCAGAAGAAGCAGTTGAGCGCGATCCGAAATCCTATCAACCGGGAGCTCCATATCAGGAAATAAACCACTACAAAGCCGTTTGGGACAATAAGTTTTACCTGGGACAGGGCAACCTCGTTGCTTTGGTGGGTTTTCAGCAAAACAACCGCAAGGAGTTTGAATCGGCTGATGAATATGGTTTGTATTTAAAACTGAACACGCTGAGCTACGACCTGAAATACAGCTTATCGACCGACAATAACTGGTCCTTAACCGGCGGTGTTGGCGGCATGTGGCAACAGTCTAAAAATGAAGGTACCGAGTTTTTGGTTCCGGCTTACCAGCTTTTCGATCTTGGTGTTTATGCCATCGCGCACAAACAAATCGGTGATTTCGATTTTAGCGGAGGGCTCCGTTTCGACCGACGCCACCTGGATAGCGATGCACTTTACCTGAACAGCGACGAAGAAGTCACAACGTCAACCGATGCTGATGCGACAGAACGTTTCGCTGACTTCAATGATTCGTTCACCGGCGTATCCGGAAGTTTGGGTGTTACTTACCAGATCAGCAAAACAGCCTACACCAAGTTAAACCTGTCACGTGGCTTCCGTGCTCCGAACATCGCAGAACTGGGCTCGAACGGCGTTCACGAAGGAACTTTCAGCTACGAAATCGGGAACACGGATCTTAAACCGGAAAACAGCTTCCAGATCGACTGGGGAATCGGACTCGACACCAAACACGTATCGGCAGAGCTGAACCTGTTCAACAACCAGGTCGACAACTACATTTACAGCCACAAACTGAATACGACAGCCGGAGCCGATTCGCTGATCGACGATGTTCCGGTGTTTAAATACACAGGCGGCAAAGCTCACCTGTATGGTGGCGAGCTGTTTGTTGACATCCACCCACACCCGCTCGATTTCCTGCACTTCCAGAATACCTTATCGTATACCCGCGGAACACTGTCAAACCAGCCCGACTCTGCTAAATATTTGCCCATGATTCCACCAATGCGCTGGCGATCTGAAATCAAGCTGGACATTAAAAAAATCAACAACTGGATGCAAAATGCATGGGTGAGCTTCGGCATCGACCACAACTGGAAACAGGATAAATACTTTGCTGCTTACGACACCGAAACAGCAACGCCTGCCTACACATTGCTCGATGCAGGAATCGGAACCGATTTCACCAGCAACAAACGCACAATCGCCTCGCTATACATTAGCTGCAACAACCTGACCGACAAAGCGTATCAAAGCCATTTGAGCCGACTAAAATACGCCGGTCTCAATCCGGAAACCGGACGCGAAGGTTATTACAACATGGGACGCAACATCAGTGTAAAACTGATTATTCCTATCGGAATTAGTAGTCCGAAGAGTTTATAA
- a CDS encoding YkgJ family cysteine cluster protein, whose translation MDKILYHTPEQLKEMTANNRQEFSVLFQKLKKKKPKNLDSIVQQLHEEAFDQFDCLDCANCCSSISPIVIDKDVERLAKSQRMKPADFIASYLYKDEDNDYVFQQTPCPFLMGDNYCCVYENRPRACREYPHTDRSRFYQILNLTKKNCEVCPVVFAIVKDLSKREW comes from the coding sequence GTGGACAAAATCCTTTACCATACACCGGAACAACTGAAAGAAATGACGGCCAACAACCGGCAGGAATTCTCGGTTTTGTTTCAGAAACTGAAAAAGAAAAAGCCCAAGAACCTGGATTCGATAGTTCAGCAATTACACGAGGAGGCTTTCGACCAGTTCGATTGTTTGGATTGTGCGAACTGCTGCTCAAGTATCAGCCCGATTGTTATTGACAAAGATGTGGAACGCCTGGCCAAAAGCCAACGCATGAAACCGGCCGACTTTATTGCCAGCTACCTTTATAAGGACGAGGACAATGACTACGTTTTTCAGCAAACGCCTTGCCCGTTTCTCATGGGTGACAACTACTGCTGCGTTTACGAAAACCGTCCGCGTGCCTGCCGCGAATACCCACATACCGATCGCAGCCGCTTCTACCAGATCCTCAATCTGACTAAGAAGAATTGTGAAGTTTGCCCGGTTGTCTTCGCCATCGTAAAAGATCTCTCCAAACGTGAGTGGTAG
- the porQ gene encoding type IX secretion system protein PorQ, translating into MKLRKLVILPFLFLTVQLFAQIGGESTYEFLNLTNSARMAALGGNQIALNDPLDLNVAYNNPALLNAEMAGTILANYVNYIADVNYGYAAYALNTEKIGPLSFGIHYINYGEFIKADENGTQDGTFHAAEYALLASWSHLAGPVKLGFTVKPILSSFESYQSIGIAFDLGAAYTSQNELNTIGLVIRNVGTQITTYYENGDRESIPLDIQFGISKRLAHAPFRLSATLQHMQRWKLAQAEEVDNGYETTIEEDNFTKAFMRHMVLGVELLPSPNFNIRAGYNFQRRQELMFNDKKSTVGFSWGFGFQIKRFRIDYGSARYHLSSSSNHFSIAFRLNNNLR; encoded by the coding sequence ATGAAACTCAGAAAACTCGTCATACTTCCGTTCCTTTTTCTCACAGTGCAGCTATTTGCACAAATTGGCGGCGAGTCCACTTATGAGTTCCTGAACCTGACCAATTCGGCACGCATGGCGGCACTCGGCGGCAACCAGATTGCGCTGAACGATCCGCTCGACCTCAACGTTGCGTACAACAATCCGGCGCTGCTCAATGCGGAAATGGCCGGAACGATTTTGGCGAATTACGTCAACTACATTGCCGACGTCAATTATGGCTACGCTGCTTATGCCCTCAATACCGAAAAAATAGGTCCTCTCAGTTTTGGCATTCACTACATTAATTACGGTGAATTTATTAAGGCCGATGAAAATGGAACGCAGGACGGCACCTTTCACGCTGCTGAGTATGCCCTTCTGGCGAGTTGGTCACATTTAGCAGGCCCTGTAAAATTAGGGTTTACAGTGAAACCAATCCTCTCGTCCTTTGAATCGTACCAGTCGATTGGTATCGCTTTTGACCTTGGAGCGGCATACACCAGTCAAAATGAATTGAACACAATCGGGCTGGTAATCCGAAACGTTGGAACGCAAATCACCACCTACTACGAAAACGGCGACCGCGAAAGCATTCCGCTCGATATCCAGTTCGGTATTTCAAAACGCCTCGCGCACGCTCCCTTTCGCCTGTCGGCAACCCTGCAACACATGCAACGTTGGAAACTGGCGCAGGCCGAAGAGGTGGACAATGGCTATGAGACGACCATCGAGGAAGACAACTTCACAAAAGCTTTCATGCGCCATATGGTACTTGGTGTCGAGCTCCTCCCCTCGCCCAACTTCAACATACGCGCAGGCTACAACTTTCAGCGCCGCCAGGAATTGATGTTTAATGATAAAAAATCCACCGTCGGATTCTCCTGGGGTTTCGGCTTCCAAATCAAACGCTTCCGTATCGACTACGGCTCAGCGCGCTATCACCTTTCTTCATCCAGCAATCATTTTTCTATCGCGTTCAGGCTGAACAACAACCTGCGTTGA
- the cmk gene encoding (d)CMP kinase codes for MRHNFLTPSAHYQPRPVNNFLAALPVKKSIFARMEKATQPKIIIAIDGHSSCGKSTVAKQIAKELGYIYIDSGAMYRAVTLFALRNKLAVDGEVNEQGLIDRLDEIKIEFRFNPENRRNETYLNGENVEEEIRQLPVSQHVSPVATIREVREAMVELQQEMGKNKGIVMDGRDIGTVVFPSAELKIFMTARPEVRAQRRYDELTAKGQEVSFDEILANVIERDRIDSSREVSPLKQADDALTLDNSDITREEQLDWLLQKVQQLTTA; via the coding sequence TTGAGACACAATTTCCTGACACCCTCTGCCCATTACCAACCTCGTCCTGTGAATAATTTTCTGGCTGCGCTTCCGGTCAAAAAGTCTATCTTTGCTCGCATGGAAAAAGCGACTCAACCCAAAATTATCATTGCCATCGACGGGCATTCGTCTTGCGGAAAAAGCACGGTAGCCAAGCAAATCGCCAAAGAGCTGGGCTACATCTACATCGACAGTGGCGCTATGTACCGGGCGGTTACTTTGTTCGCCTTGCGCAACAAGCTCGCTGTCGACGGAGAAGTCAATGAGCAAGGACTGATTGACCGTTTGGATGAGATCAAAATTGAGTTTCGCTTCAACCCGGAAAACCGCCGCAACGAGACCTACCTGAACGGCGAGAATGTAGAGGAAGAAATCCGTCAATTACCGGTTTCGCAACACGTGAGCCCGGTGGCAACCATCCGAGAGGTGCGCGAAGCCATGGTTGAGTTACAACAGGAAATGGGTAAAAACAAAGGCATCGTGATGGACGGCCGCGATATTGGTACCGTGGTTTTCCCTTCCGCAGAGTTGAAAATCTTTATGACTGCACGTCCCGAAGTTCGGGCACAACGCCGCTACGACGAGTTGACCGCTAAAGGACAGGAAGTGAGTTTCGACGAGATTTTGGCGAATGTGATCGAACGCGACCGCATCGACTCGAGCCGCGAAGTCAGTCCGCTGAAACAAGCCGACGATGCCTTAACGCTGGACAATAGCGACATTACCCGTGAAGAACAGCTGGACTGGCTCCTGCAAAAAGTACAACAATTAACCACAGCTTAA